In a single window of the Rhodamnia argentea isolate NSW1041297 chromosome 2, ASM2092103v1, whole genome shotgun sequence genome:
- the LOC115734313 gene encoding cytochrome c translates to MASFAEAPPGDPKVGEKIFKTKCAQCHTVEKGAGHKQGPNLNGLFGRQSGTTPGYSYSAANKNMAVIWEEKTLYDYLLNPKKYIPGTKMVFPGLKKPQERADLIAFLKQGTAS, encoded by the exons ATGGCGTCCTTCGCTGAAGCTCCACCAGGCGATCCCAAGGTCGGGGAGAAGATCTTCAAGACGAAGTGCGCTCAGTGCCATACCGTCGAGAAAGGCGCTGGCCACAAGCAAG GGCCCAACCTAAATGGACTGTTCGGTAGGCAGTCCGGCACAACTCCGGGATACTCTTATTCCGCTGCGAATAAGAACATGGCTGTCATCTGGGAGGAGAAGACATTGTATGACTACTTGCTAAACCCCAAGAAG TACATTCCGGGAACTAAGATGGTTTTCCCTGGACTGAAGAAGCCCCAAGAACGCGCCGACCTGATTGCGTTTTTGAAGCAGGGTACTGCATCTTAA